A region from the Candidatus Limnocylindrales bacterium genome encodes:
- a CDS encoding DUF2283 domain-containing protein, whose amino-acid sequence MQQPYLEVTFRHGKPIAGYYYLPRPTKQKSYRTEKLSSGLLVDYNRAGRPIGIEITAPGEISLTVVNRVLRRLGQQPLQKQELAPLLAA is encoded by the coding sequence ATGCAACAGCCGTATCTCGAAGTTACCTTTCGTCATGGCAAGCCCATCGCCGGCTACTACTATCTTCCGCGTCCGACCAAACAGAAGAGCTACCGCACGGAGAAGCTGAGTTCTGGTCTGCTCGTTGACTACAATCGCGCGGGGCGACCGATTGGAATCGAGATCACGGCGCCTGGCGAGATTTCGCTGACTGTCGTCAATCGGGTTCTGCGGCGGCTTGGGCAACAGCCTCTCCAGAAGCAAGAGCTGGCTCCACTGCTTGCCGCATAG
- a CDS encoding type II toxin-antitoxin system HicB family antitoxin: MHTFNVVIEKDPDTSLYLGYVPGWPGAHSQGASIDELHANLREVVAMLLEDGDPEFESEFVGVQIIRVA, encoded by the coding sequence ATGCACACGTTCAACGTCGTAATCGAAAAGGACCCAGATACATCGCTCTACCTCGGGTACGTCCCGGGCTGGCCGGGGGCTCACAGCCAAGGTGCGTCGATCGATGAGCTGCATGCGAATCTGCGGGAGGTCGTAGCAATGTTGCTTGAGGACGGCGACCCGGAGTTCGAGTCGGAGTTCGTCGGCGTGCAGATCATTCGCGTCGCGTAG